One window of the Yamadazyma tenuis chromosome 6, complete sequence genome contains the following:
- the RAV1 gene encoding regulator of (H+)-ATPase in vacuolar membrane (EggNog:ENOG503NXZY; BUSCO:EOG09260A6Q; COG:S), giving the protein MTINFIPGEVNRTENSVSHGRWKDHYIIVYGSGNNLVISSLTFKNNITDHLQTIYLESDPSSIDFNASSGFIAISVKSKVLLLKPVNEFMSRPQWSVALEVSAHSTVNCMHWAPVENELAIGTSDSIELFKIYEEYGALKYHRRWFQTQAISVTALKITFNSNKIVVQNGDYDRLLKVWSRINYGDDNTLFELTYLPHPVNDFILDFKWRFRLYSKSSKVIDESMANIKNIRNYIDTGNEDSDTLFTFSYNKVFRVWSTYESSGHNSIKCWGQLDLSDCFVNQTIVAVVLIDNYYLQKTLFRQLEGSTSELANYFKDQLYDNIDLLLVVSNLGQVALYSISNVSMIPPNSIRFERIDTMAMEFNKFSFSSITESVQSEDISSEAFKISLKPVVVPKIALFDKDDATLSLLFHNRLKNTLKLNTLNFKQLLKPNTPCIGTNLVNKFQGHDKSIRKLIKSYKSNTHSILLSISNFAKNNYIWEPLTLKKPSKRTIITKKFQIDLTLVNNDPNNFIYDALLLNDIEGSPGKRRHLVISFDKLGFLTLWDCNELEHEDKCAEVIYSEHVEDKAPKVLQLVQIEKDEYLIVSIYELDEVRCWKLKLTKENSKNIDLFPWKIQNLPPVESRYKINKIENLINDKSSSLISIIEEGGHLSNYSIKFAEIVEWVETSSFQTNIKNCSKVMGSSIINKIAFVDETGYKLQIWDSKAKLLEYEEEFNAEQGAVRDIDWCLISSPDRSCHNVLLSIGFQRFVMLYTQLRYDYTNNIPTYAPLKKIDISDYTSHEIGDSIWINNGYLVIGCGNQFFIDDRWFQLGSSGSSLINSMTRQLVRGFFEHDDDDQPSSHETSNQIFDISDIVRLLNGPLPYYHPQFLIQLMYSNQFDLAKLILVKLFQCIRSGEKIKWNLGFDLVDEILYDQQADGRHSILENAKEEDIFSTFNENLVDLLSEKLTKISLPSLTRHQQITLISLINITKLVKKYVGMLDENGLRFLIGFKLYQSSTRQSALNMRDINFALHSRNKDILVSIVEEAYDFKFTLSLVKSLGLVYWIDNYKLLEIVENIAKNEFNNERDPSGIVSLLYMALNKKNILVGLWRTTSHKERQKILAFLAHDFTQNRWQVAAMKNAFALLGKHRYLDSAYFFLLGEKVSDCCSIINSKLGDFQLSLIVSKLYHFVRSKESDTQQLIETSLLKDVIENGDKWVNSWLFWELNQKEMAIQALIKSPIDLIKSSDLNCPNNYTLNSESNKFLNEDPASILLYTSLKSKSLNYQQGSMLITPKEESEFILKICSIYDKMGCDYLALILLRNWKFDYRKFDKMNKINVNGFKEFKMDNDPPPEQIFEEPDMSAFDFGF; this is encoded by the coding sequence atccaaagtGCTTCTCCTTAAGCCGGTCAACGAGTTCATGAGCAGGCCCCAATGGTCTGTGGCGTTAGAGGTTTCTGCTCATTCCACTGTCAATTGCATGCACTGGGCCCCTGTCGAGAATGAATTGGCAATAGGAACATCCGATTCGATTGAATTATTCAAGATCTATGAGGAGTATGGTGCCCTCAAGTACCATCGTCGATGGTTCCAGACACAAGCAATATCAGTTACTGCTCTCAAAATTaccttcaattccaataaAATCGTGGTGCAGAATGGCGACTATGATAGACTATTGAAAGTGTGGTCTCGCATTAACTATGGAGACGATAACACCTTGTTTGAGTTGACATACCTTCCGCATCCTGTTAATGACTTCATTTTGGACTTCAAATGGCGCTTCAGGCTTTATAGCAAATCATCCAAGGTGATTGACGAATCAATGGCTaatatcaagaatatcaGAAACTATATTGACACCGGCAACGAGGACTCAGATACACTCTTCACCTTCTCTTACAATAAAGTGTTCAGAGTGTGGTCTACGTACGAATCTAGTGGACATAATCTGATCAAGTGTTGGGGTCAATTGGACTTGTCGGACTGTTTTGTAAACCAGACTATTGTTGCCGTGGTGTTGATCGATAACTActatcttcaaaagacATTATTCCGCCAATTGGAGGGCCTGACCTCCGAGTTGGCAAATTACTTCAAAGATCAGTTATATGATAACATCGATTTGTTGCTCGTGGTGAGCAATTTGGGTCAAGTGGCCCTTTATCTGATTCTGAATGTGTCGATGATCCCGCCCAACTCAATTCGTTTCGAGCGAATTGATACAATGGCCATGGAGTTCAATAAGTTTTCTTTTCTGAGTATCACAGAATCAGTACAGCTGGAAGATATCCTGTCAGAGGCTTTCAAAATCAGCTTAAAGCCCGTGGTAGTTCCAAAAATTGCGTTGTTTGATAAGGATGATGCCACTTTGAGTCTTTTGTTCCATAATCGGCTCAAAAATACCTTGAAACTCAATACATTGAATTTCAAACAGCTACTTAAACCGAATACTCCTTGTATTGGAACTAATCTCGTAAACAAGTTCCAAGGTCATGATAAGTCCATCAGGAAACTCATCAAATCATACAAATCGAACACCCATTCCATTCTATTGTCTATTCTGAATTttgccaaaaacaactACATTTGGGAACCACTTACCCTCAAAAAACCTTCCAAAAGAACTATAATCACTAAGAAATTCCAGATTGATTTAACCCTCGTGAACAACGACCCAAATAATTTTATCTATGACGCATTACTCTTGAATGATATCGAAGGTTCTCCAGGCAAACGGCGTCATCTAGTAATTTCTTTTGACAAATTAGGATTTCTTACTTTATGGGACTGtaatgaacttgaacatgaaGACAAATGTGCTGAGGTGATATACAGCGAACATGTAGAAGATAAAGCTCCGAAGGTGTTGCAATTGGTTCAAATTGAGAAGGATGAATACTTGATTGTGTCCATTTATGAGTTGGATGAAGTTAGGTGCTGGAAGTTAAAACTCACAAAGGAAAACTCAAAGAATATCGACTTATTTCCTTGGAAGATTCAAAACTTGCCGCCAGTGGAAAGTCGTTACAAGATaaataaaattgaaaacCTTATTAACGacaaatcttcttctttgatttccataattgaagaaggtggaCATCTAAGTAACTACTCCATCAAGTTTGCCGAAATTGTCGAATGGGTTGAAACTTCCTCCTTTCAAACAAATATCAAAAACTGTTCCAAAGTAATGGGTTCATCTATCATCAATAAAATTgcatttgttgatgaaacGGGTTATAAGCTTCAAATTTGGGACTCTAAGGCAAAACTTCTAGAGTATGAAGAGGAATTTAATGCTGAACAAGGTGCTGTTCGAGACATTGACTGGTGTCTAATAAGTTCTCCTGATCGGTCTTGTCACAATGTTCTTTTATCGATAGGGTTCCAGAGGTTTGTCATGTTGTACACCCAATTGAGGTACGACTATACCAACAATATTCCCACATATGCtcctttgaaaaagatCGACATCAGTGACTACACTTCTCATGAAATTGGTGATTCGATTTGGATAAACAATGGATATTTGGTCATCGGATGTGGGAATCAGTTCTTCATCGATGATAGATGGTTCCAGCTAGGAAGCTCGGGAAGCAGTCTTATAAATAGTATGACTAGACAGTTGGTTAGGGGGTTTTTCGAAcacgatgatgatgatcaGCCTTCTTCACACGAGACTTCTAACCAAATATTCGACATCAGTGACATTGTGAGGCTTTTGAATGGACCTTTACCCTATTATCATCCTCAATTTTTGATTCAGTTAATGTATCTGAACCAATTTGATTTGGCCAAACTAATCTTGGTGAAATTGTTTCAGTGCATTCGAAGTGGAGAAAAAATTAAGTGGAATTTGGgatttgatcttgttgatgaaatatTATATGATCAACAAGCCGATGGTCGTCATTCAATACTTGAAAACGctaaagaagaagatataTTTTCTACTTTCAACGAGAACTTGGTTGACCTATTGTCTGAGAAATTGACGAAAATATCGTTACCATCTTTAACAAGACACCAGCAAATCACGTTGATCTCGCtcatcaatatcaccaaactcgTGAAAAAGTATGTTGGTATGTTGGACGAAAACGGATTAAGATTCTTAATTgggttcaagttgtatCAGTCATCTACCAGGCAATCTGCACTCAACATGAGAGACATAAATTTTGCTTTACACAGTCGTAATAAGGATATATTGGTTTCAatagttgaagaagcctacgatttcaagttcaccttAAGTTTGGTTAAAAGCTTGGGTTTGGTCTACTGGATTGACAATTATAAATTACTTGAGATTGTGGAAAACATTGCTAAAAATGAATTCAATAATGAGAGAGACCCTTCCGGAATAGTGTCTTTACTCTATATGGCATTAAACAAAAAGAATATACTAGTTGGTTTATGGAGAACCACTAGTCACAAAGAAAGACAAAAGATCTTGGCATTCTTAGCTCATGACTTTACCCAGAACAGATGGCAAGTAGCTGCCATGAAGAATGCATTTGCTTTATTGGGTAAACACAGATACCTTGATTCGGCCTATTTCTTTCTTTTGGGAGAAAAGGTATCCGATTGTTGCAGTATCATCAACAGTAAATTGGGTGATTTCCAGCTTTCGTTAATTGTATCAAAATTATATCATTTTGTCAGAAGCAAAGAATCTGATACTCAACAGTTGATTGAGACTTCACTTTTGAAAGATGTTATTGAAAATGGAGATAAATGGGTCAATAGTTGGTTATTCTGGGAGTTAAATCAGAAAGAGATGGCCATTCAAGCACTAATAAAGTCACCAATTGACCTAATCAAATCCTCCGATTTGAACTGTCCTAACAACTACACACTTAACTCCGAGTCAAACAAGTTTCTCAATGAGGATCCAGCACTGATATTGCTATACACCTCCctcaaatccaagtcattgaactATCAGCAAGGTTCGATGTTAATTActccaaaagaagaatcagaATTCATATTGAAGATCTGTTCGATCTATGATAAAATGGGGTGTGATTATTTGGCATTAATACTTCTTAGAAACTGGAAATTTGACTACAGGAAATTTGACaagatgaacaaaatcaatgtcAATGGCTTTAAAGAATTCAAAATGGACAACGATCCTCCTCCAGAACAGATATTTGAGGAACCCGATATGAGTGCTTTTGATTTCGGGTTTTGA